The following are encoded in a window of Streptomyces sp. SAT1 genomic DNA:
- the thiS gene encoding sulfur carrier protein ThiS, whose product MSVSVNGEPREIAPGTALDAVVRAVTAAPSGVAAAVNETVVPRTQWPATALSEGDRVEILTAVQGG is encoded by the coding sequence CTGTCCGTCTCCGTCAACGGCGAGCCGCGCGAGATCGCGCCCGGCACGGCCCTGGACGCCGTCGTGCGCGCCGTGACGGCTGCGCCCTCCGGGGTGGCCGCCGCCGTCAACGAGACCGTCGTCCCGCGCACCCAGTGGCCCGCCACCGCGCTGTCCGAGGGCGACCGCGTCGAGATCCTCACCGCCGTCCAAGGAGGCTGA
- a CDS encoding thiazole synthase has product MADDPFLLGGTSYTSRLIMGTGGAPSLDVLERSLVASGTELTTVAMRRVDPSSHGSVLSVLDRLGIRVLPNTAGCFTAGEAVLTARLAREALGTDLVKLEVIADERTLLPDPIELLDAAETLVDDGFTVLPYTNDDPVLARKLQDVGCAAVMPLGSPIGSGLGIRNPHNFELIVEHARVPVILDAGAGTASDVALAMELGCDAVMLASAVTRAQEPAVMAEAMRHAVTAGRLARLAGRIPKRHFARASSPEQGLAALDPERPAF; this is encoded by the coding sequence ATGGCCGACGACCCCTTCCTCCTGGGAGGCACGTCCTACACCTCCCGGCTGATCATGGGCACCGGCGGTGCGCCCAGCCTGGACGTGCTGGAACGGTCCCTGGTGGCCTCCGGCACCGAGCTGACCACGGTCGCGATGCGCCGGGTGGACCCCTCGTCGCACGGTTCGGTGCTGTCCGTGCTGGACCGGCTCGGCATCCGGGTGCTGCCCAACACGGCGGGCTGCTTCACGGCGGGCGAGGCGGTGCTGACCGCCCGCCTGGCCCGCGAGGCGCTCGGCACCGACCTGGTCAAGCTGGAGGTCATCGCCGACGAGCGCACCCTGCTGCCGGACCCGATCGAGCTGCTGGACGCGGCGGAGACGCTGGTCGACGACGGCTTCACGGTGCTGCCGTACACCAATGACGACCCGGTGCTCGCCCGCAAGCTCCAGGACGTGGGCTGTGCCGCGGTCATGCCGCTGGGCTCGCCGATCGGCTCCGGCCTCGGCATCCGCAATCCGCACAACTTCGAGCTGATCGTGGAGCACGCGCGCGTGCCGGTGATCCTGGACGCGGGCGCCGGTACGGCCTCCGACGTGGCGCTGGCCATGGAGCTGGGCTGCGACGCCGTGATGCTGGCCTCGGCGGTGACGCGGGCGCAGGAGCCGGCGGTGATGGCGGAGGCGATGCGGCACGCGGTGACGGCCGGCCGGCTGGCCCGGCTGGCGGGCCGCATCCCCAAGCGCCACTTCGCGCGGGCGTCGTCCCCGGAACAGGGCCTGGCCGCCCTGGACCCGGAACGGCCCGCGTTCTAG
- the pknB gene encoding Stk1 family PASTA domain-containing Ser/Thr kinase: protein MDTTLQDPLVGQVLDGRYRVDARIAVGGMATVYRALDTRLDRVLALKVMHPALAVDGSFVERFIREAKSVARLDHPNVVQVFDQGTDGSYVYLAMEYVAGCTLRDVLRERGALQPRAALDILEPVLAALGAAHRAGFVHRDMKPENVLIGDDGRVKVADFGLVRAVDSVTSTTGAVLGTVSYLAPEQIEQGTADPRVDVYACGVVLYEMLTGGKPHQGDSPAQVLYQHLHEDVPAPSAAVPGLPYALDELVAAATARTAGVRPHDAVALLARVREARAALSAQQLDALPPQARTAEHDNGEDRTSVIPRALTVPRPLPVNEDTPDPAGAGGGDPLHRTSRFEASAALAPRRSVRRPKRMVLTVVAAVLLLLGVGGGVWYINSGQFTKVPPLLAKTEAQARKRLDAAGLDVKDVKHAYSDTVKRGTVISTDPAAGARIRSNDAVTLTVSDGPETVKVPDLKGRTLDAAQRLLKKAGLEPGMVRRAFSEDVAKGSVTGTDPASGTERHAGSAIALTVSKGSPVDVPDVAGDDLDQARSELEEAGLKVTVASEQVNSEHDKGQVARQSPAAGGQAAEGDTVTLTLSKGPEMIEVPDVTGDSVDDAHKALEDAGFKVSEDRGLLGLFGDTVKKQSVAGGGQAPKGSTIKITIR from the coding sequence GTGGATACGACCCTTCAGGACCCTCTCGTCGGGCAGGTGCTCGACGGCCGGTATCGCGTCGACGCGCGGATCGCCGTCGGCGGGATGGCCACGGTCTACCGGGCCCTGGACACCCGTCTGGACCGCGTGCTCGCGCTCAAGGTGATGCACCCGGCGCTCGCGGTCGACGGTTCCTTCGTGGAGCGGTTCATCCGGGAGGCCAAGTCGGTGGCCCGCCTGGACCACCCGAACGTGGTGCAGGTCTTCGACCAGGGCACCGACGGGTCGTACGTCTACCTGGCCATGGAGTACGTCGCCGGGTGCACGCTGCGCGACGTGCTGCGCGAGCGCGGGGCGCTCCAGCCGCGGGCCGCGCTGGACATCCTGGAGCCGGTGCTCGCGGCGCTCGGCGCGGCGCACCGCGCCGGGTTCGTGCACCGCGACATGAAGCCGGAGAACGTGCTGATAGGGGACGACGGCCGGGTCAAGGTCGCCGACTTCGGGCTGGTCCGCGCGGTGGACTCGGTCACCAGCACCACCGGTGCCGTCCTGGGCACCGTCTCCTACCTGGCCCCCGAGCAGATAGAGCAGGGCACGGCCGATCCCCGCGTCGACGTGTACGCGTGCGGTGTGGTGCTCTACGAGATGCTGACCGGCGGCAAGCCCCACCAGGGCGACAGCCCGGCCCAGGTGCTGTACCAGCATCTGCACGAGGACGTGCCGGCCCCGTCCGCAGCGGTGCCCGGCCTGCCGTACGCGCTGGACGAGCTGGTCGCCGCGGCCACCGCGCGCACCGCCGGGGTCCGGCCGCACGACGCGGTGGCGCTGCTGGCGCGGGTCCGCGAGGCCCGCGCCGCGCTCTCCGCGCAGCAGCTCGACGCCCTGCCGCCGCAGGCCCGCACGGCGGAGCACGACAACGGCGAGGACCGTACGAGCGTGATCCCGCGCGCGCTGACGGTGCCGCGTCCGCTGCCGGTGAACGAGGACACGCCGGACCCGGCCGGTGCGGGCGGCGGGGACCCACTGCACCGCACCAGCCGCTTCGAGGCGTCCGCGGCCCTGGCGCCCCGGCGGTCCGTCCGGCGGCCGAAGCGGATGGTGCTGACCGTGGTCGCCGCCGTCCTGCTGCTCCTCGGTGTCGGCGGCGGCGTCTGGTACATCAACTCCGGCCAGTTCACGAAGGTGCCGCCGCTGCTGGCGAAGACCGAGGCACAGGCCAGGAAGCGGCTCGACGCGGCCGGTCTGGACGTCAAGGACGTCAAGCACGCCTACAGCGACACCGTGAAGCGCGGCACCGTCATCAGCACCGACCCGGCGGCGGGCGCCCGGATCCGCAGCAACGACGCGGTGACGCTCACCGTCTCCGACGGCCCGGAGACCGTGAAGGTGCCGGATCTGAAGGGCCGCACGCTGGACGCGGCCCAGCGCCTGCTGAAGAAGGCCGGTCTGGAGCCGGGCATGGTGCGCCGCGCGTTCAGCGAGGACGTCGCGAAGGGCTCGGTGACCGGCACGGACCCCGCCTCGGGCACCGAGCGGCACGCGGGCTCGGCGATCGCGCTCACCGTCAGCAAGGGCAGCCCGGTCGACGTGCCGGACGTCGCGGGAGACGACCTGGACCAGGCGAGGTCCGAGCTGGAGGAGGCGGGCCTGAAGGTGACGGTCGCCTCCGAGCAGGTCAACTCCGAGCACGACAAGGGGCAGGTCGCCCGGCAGAGCCCGGCGGCCGGCGGCCAGGCGGCCGAGGGCGACACGGTCACGCTGACCCTGTCCAAGGGCCCGGAGATGATCGAGGTCCCGGATGTGACGGGCGACAGCGTCGACGATGCGCACAAGGCGCTGGAGGACGCCGGTTTCAAGGTCTCCGAGGACCGCGGGCTGCTCGGCCTGTTCGGCGACACCGTCAAGAAGCAGTCGGTGGCGGGCGGCGGGCAGGCGCCGAAGGGCTCGACGATAAAGATCACCATCAGGTGA
- a CDS encoding deoxyribonuclease IV, producing MSSQQSPAPSPSAAAPVPALSGAARNPVGGHVPVAGGLHSVGLSYARELGAETVQVFVANPRGWATPTGDPRQDEAFRAACAEQSVPAYVHAPYLINFGSHTEATVERSVTSLRHSLRRARQIGALGVVVHTGSATGGRDRAVALKQVREHMLPLLDELTHDDDPCLLLESTAGQGASLCSRTWDFGPYFEALDAHPMLGVCLDTCHIFAAGHDLTGPDGMRQTLDLLVDTVGEGRLKLIHANDSKDVVGAHKDRHENIGSGHIGEDPFRALMAHPATAGVPLVIETPGGKEGHAADVARLKRLRDG from the coding sequence GTGAGCAGCCAGCAGTCCCCCGCCCCCTCCCCGTCCGCCGCGGCCCCGGTCCCGGCCCTGTCCGGCGCCGCGCGCAATCCGGTCGGCGGTCATGTCCCCGTGGCCGGCGGGCTGCACTCCGTGGGACTGTCCTACGCCCGTGAGCTGGGGGCCGAGACCGTGCAGGTCTTCGTCGCCAATCCGCGCGGCTGGGCCACGCCCACCGGCGACCCGCGCCAGGACGAGGCGTTCCGCGCGGCCTGCGCCGAGCAGTCGGTCCCGGCCTATGTGCACGCCCCGTATCTGATCAACTTCGGCTCGCACACCGAGGCCACCGTGGAGCGCTCCGTCACCTCGCTGCGGCACTCGCTGCGGCGCGCCCGGCAGATCGGCGCGCTCGGCGTCGTCGTGCACACCGGCAGCGCGACCGGCGGCCGGGACCGGGCGGTGGCGCTGAAGCAGGTACGGGAGCACATGCTGCCGCTGCTGGACGAGCTGACCCACGACGACGACCCGTGTCTGCTCCTGGAGTCGACCGCCGGACAGGGCGCGTCGCTGTGCTCGCGCACCTGGGACTTCGGGCCGTACTTCGAGGCGCTGGACGCCCATCCGATGCTGGGCGTCTGCCTGGACACCTGCCACATCTTCGCCGCGGGCCACGACCTGACCGGCCCGGACGGCATGCGCCAGACCCTGGACCTGCTGGTGGACACGGTCGGCGAGGGCCGGCTGAAACTGATCCACGCCAACGACTCCAAGGACGTGGTGGGAGCCCACAAGGACCGGCACGAGAACATCGGCTCCGGCCATATCGGCGAGGACCCCTTCCGGGCCCTGATGGCGCATCCCGCCACCGCGGGTGTGCCGCTGGTGATCGAGACGCCCGGCGGCAAGGAGGGGCACGCGGCGGACGTGGCCCGGCTGAAGCGGCTCAGGGACGGCTGA
- a CDS encoding sulfite oxidase-like oxidoreductase: MGQPVERASGEASGAAQGAAAQPELPPGQRLQRGWPVTHYGPVPRFRPERWEFRVFGATADGEKHCWTHEEFTALPYTTVVADLHCVTKFSMLGAEWGGIPARTVLDIAPPAPDVTHVMVWAEYGFSSNLRLTDFAADRTLFATHKDGELLTAEHGFPLRLVVPHLYAWKGPKWVRGVEYMTADRRGFWEERGYHNIGDPWQEQRYSYQEEPGDGPGL, from the coding sequence ATGGGTCAGCCGGTGGAACGCGCGTCCGGGGAGGCGTCGGGAGCAGCGCAGGGAGCAGCGGCACAGCCGGAGCTTCCGCCGGGCCAGCGGCTCCAACGGGGCTGGCCGGTCACCCACTACGGTCCGGTGCCCAGGTTCCGGCCCGAGCGCTGGGAATTCAGGGTCTTCGGCGCCACCGCCGACGGCGAGAAGCACTGCTGGACCCATGAGGAGTTCACGGCGCTGCCGTACACCACCGTGGTCGCCGACCTGCACTGCGTCACCAAGTTCAGCATGCTCGGCGCCGAGTGGGGCGGCATCCCCGCGCGCACGGTCCTGGACATCGCCCCGCCCGCGCCCGACGTCACCCATGTCATGGTCTGGGCCGAGTACGGCTTCAGCTCCAACCTGCGCCTGACGGACTTCGCCGCGGACCGGACCCTCTTCGCCACCCACAAGGACGGCGAACTGCTCACCGCCGAGCACGGCTTCCCGCTGCGCCTGGTCGTCCCCCACCTGTACGCCTGGAAGGGCCCCAAATGGGTCCGCGGGGTGGAGTACATGACCGCCGACCGCCGGGGCTTCTGGGAGGAGCGCGGCTACCACAACATCGGCGACCCCTGGCAGGAGCAGCGCTACTCCTACCAGGAGGAGCCCGGGGACGGCCCCGGGCTGTGA
- the bfr gene encoding bacterioferritin — MQGDPEVIELLNEQLTAELTAINQYFLHAKLQDHKGWSKLAEYTRAESFDEMRHAEILTDRILLLDGLPNYQRLFHVSVGQTVTEMFRADRQIEVEAIDRLRRGVDVMRDKGDITSANVFEAILADEEHHIDYLDTQLELVDKLGEALYLSTVIEQSQPDSSGPGTSGFSTH, encoded by the coding sequence ATGCAAGGCGACCCCGAGGTCATCGAACTGCTCAACGAGCAGCTCACCGCCGAGCTGACCGCGATCAACCAGTACTTCCTGCACGCCAAGCTCCAGGATCACAAGGGGTGGTCGAAGCTCGCCGAGTACACCCGGGCCGAGTCCTTCGACGAGATGCGGCACGCGGAGATCCTCACCGACCGCATCCTGCTGCTGGACGGCCTGCCGAACTACCAGCGGCTCTTCCATGTGTCGGTCGGGCAGACGGTGACCGAGATGTTCCGGGCCGACCGGCAGATCGAGGTCGAGGCCATCGACCGGCTGCGCCGGGGCGTGGACGTCATGCGCGACAAGGGCGACATCACGTCGGCCAATGTCTTCGAGGCGATCCTCGCCGACGAGGAGCACCACATCGACTACCTGGACACCCAGCTGGAGCTGGTCGACAAGCTGGGCGAGGCGCTGTACCTCTCGACCGTGATCGAGCAGAGCCAGCCGGACTCCTCGGGCCCCGGCACCAGCGGGTTCTCCACCCACTGA
- a CDS encoding (2Fe-2S)-binding protein: protein MYVCSCFGITEQQVQQHAESGACTPRQIASACKAGTDCGGCVRRIQALLGRGACPRRELIERRAPAFARLTAEDDAGAARRELGDAA, encoded by the coding sequence GTGTACGTCTGCAGTTGCTTCGGCATCACCGAGCAGCAGGTCCAGCAGCACGCGGAGAGCGGTGCCTGCACCCCCCGCCAGATCGCCTCGGCCTGCAAGGCGGGCACCGACTGCGGCGGCTGCGTCCGCCGCATCCAGGCCCTGCTCGGCCGGGGCGCGTGTCCGCGGCGCGAGCTGATCGAGCGGCGCGCCCCGGCGTTCGCGCGGCTCACCGCCGAGGACGACGCGGGCGCCGCCCGCAGGGAACTGGGCGACGCCGCGTAG
- a CDS encoding class II 3-deoxy-7-phosphoheptulonate synthase: MTVNAKTSTSAGNTWRDLPAAQQPEYPDTEALRAVIADLESYPPLVFAGECDQLRARMAAVARGEAFLLQGGDCAESFDAVSADDIRAKLKTLLQMGAVLTYAASVPVVKVGRIAGQYSKPRSKPTETRDGVTLPTYRGDSVNGFEFTEAARVPDPERLKRMYHASSSTLNLVRAFTTGGYADLRQVHAWNQDFVKSSPSGQRYEQLAREIDNALNFMRACGTDPAEFQTVEFYSSHEALLLDYESALTRTDSRTGQLYDVSGHMVWIGERTRQLDHAHIEFASKIRNPIGVKLGPTTTAEEALQYIERLDPDREPGRLTFIVRMGADKVRDKLPELVEKVTASGATVAWVTDPMHGNTFEAASGHKTRRFDDVLDEVKGFFEVHKELGTHPGGIHVELTGDDVTECVGGGDEIFVDDLHQRYETACDPRLNRSQSLDLAFLVAEMYRDQ; the protein is encoded by the coding sequence GTGACCGTGAACGCTAAGACCAGCACGAGTGCTGGCAACACCTGGCGAGACCTGCCCGCGGCGCAGCAGCCCGAGTACCCCGACACCGAGGCTCTGCGCGCAGTGATCGCGGACCTCGAGTCGTATCCACCGCTCGTCTTCGCGGGCGAGTGCGACCAGCTGCGCGCCCGGATGGCGGCCGTCGCCAGGGGAGAGGCGTTCCTCCTCCAGGGCGGCGACTGCGCCGAGTCGTTCGACGCGGTGTCCGCCGACGACATCAGGGCCAAGCTCAAGACCCTGCTCCAGATGGGCGCCGTGCTCACCTACGCCGCCTCGGTGCCGGTCGTCAAGGTGGGCCGGATCGCGGGGCAGTACTCCAAGCCGCGTTCCAAGCCGACCGAGACCCGCGACGGGGTCACGCTGCCGACCTACCGCGGCGACTCCGTCAACGGCTTCGAGTTCACCGAGGCCGCCCGGGTGCCGGACCCGGAGCGGCTGAAGCGGATGTACCACGCCTCGTCCTCCACGCTGAACCTGGTGCGCGCCTTCACCACCGGCGGCTACGCCGACCTGCGCCAGGTGCACGCCTGGAACCAGGACTTCGTGAAGTCCTCCCCGTCCGGCCAGCGCTACGAGCAGCTCGCCCGCGAGATCGACAACGCGCTGAACTTCATGCGGGCCTGCGGCACCGACCCGGCCGAGTTCCAGACGGTCGAGTTCTACTCCTCCCACGAGGCGCTGCTGCTCGACTACGAGTCGGCGCTCACCCGCACCGACTCGCGCACCGGCCAGCTCTACGACGTCTCCGGGCACATGGTCTGGATCGGCGAGCGCACCCGGCAGCTCGACCACGCGCACATCGAGTTCGCCTCCAAGATCCGCAACCCGATCGGCGTCAAGCTCGGCCCGACCACCACGGCCGAGGAGGCGTTGCAGTACATCGAGCGTCTTGACCCGGACCGCGAGCCGGGCCGGCTGACCTTCATCGTGCGCATGGGCGCCGACAAGGTCCGCGACAAGCTGCCCGAGCTGGTGGAGAAGGTCACCGCCTCGGGCGCGACCGTGGCCTGGGTGACCGACCCGATGCACGGCAACACCTTCGAGGCGGCCTCCGGGCACAAGACCCGCCGCTTCGACGACGTGCTCGACGAGGTCAAGGGCTTCTTCGAGGTGCACAAGGAGCTGGGCACCCACCCGGGCGGCATCCATGTGGAGCTGACCGGCGACGACGTCACCGAGTGCGTGGGCGGCGGCGACGAGATCTTCGTCGACGACCTCCACCAGCGCTACGAGACGGCCTGCGACCCGCGGCTCAACCGCAGCCAGTCGCTGGACCTGGCCTTCCTGGTCGCGGAGATGTACCGGGACCAGTGA
- a CDS encoding glycoside hydrolase domain-containing protein, which produces MEGGRASPPARHQEHTIATPRPRRRAARPLRALAALAAPALCAALAAGRPPAALPDASPAASLPDASPAASRTDASPAASRTAPPAVPRSVPPTAYRTVAYRGHTFTVPADWQVVDLTADPAACVRFDRHAVYLGTPGERQDCPARATGRTESLWVRPATAERAAVTENRTARLFHATASAEGIAVTAPYREDRAVVEEVLRSAGLPVSAARTETVSAARTATGDGGAQSVPALPADATVYRGRGFDTCAAPGQKAMDAWRASSPYGAVGVYIGGVNRACAQPDLTDTWVRTQYTSGWRLLPLYVGPQPSAGAGSCADDCAAITDPASQGRAAAEDAVVQAGALGLGPGSVLHNDLEQYTPGAALTARVLGYLEAWTLRLHELGYRSGAYGSVSSLVADLVGNAARTTLPDVIHFAHWNDEAVTTDAALPAGLWSRGQRVHQYAGDRAETYGGTRISVDRDQLDVGAGA; this is translated from the coding sequence GTGGAAGGAGGGCGGGCGTCCCCACCCGCCCGGCACCAGGAGCACACCATCGCCACGCCACGCCCGCGCCGCCGCGCCGCGCGCCCCCTCAGAGCACTGGCCGCGCTGGCCGCACCGGCGCTCTGCGCGGCCCTGGCCGCCGGCCGGCCGCCCGCCGCCCTCCCCGACGCGTCCCCGGCTGCGTCCCTCCCCGACGCGTCCCCGGCTGCGTCCCGCACCGACGCGTCCCCGGCCGCGTCCCGGACCGCGCCCCCGGCCGTGCCCCGGAGCGTGCCGCCGACCGCGTACCGGACCGTCGCCTACCGCGGCCACACCTTCACCGTCCCCGCCGACTGGCAGGTCGTCGACCTCACCGCCGACCCGGCGGCCTGCGTCCGCTTCGACCGGCACGCCGTCTACCTCGGCACCCCCGGCGAGCGGCAGGACTGCCCGGCCCGCGCCACCGGCCGCACCGAGTCCCTGTGGGTGCGGCCCGCCACCGCCGAGCGGGCCGCCGTCACCGAGAACCGCACCGCCCGCCTCTTCCACGCCACGGCGTCGGCCGAGGGGATCGCCGTCACCGCCCCCTACCGCGAGGACCGCGCGGTGGTCGAGGAGGTGCTGCGCAGCGCGGGACTCCCGGTGTCGGCGGCCCGCACCGAGACGGTGTCGGCGGCGCGCACCGCGACGGGGGACGGCGGCGCGCAGTCCGTCCCGGCACTGCCCGCCGACGCCACCGTGTACCGCGGCCGGGGCTTCGACACCTGTGCCGCGCCGGGCCAGAAGGCCATGGACGCCTGGCGGGCCTCCTCGCCCTACGGCGCCGTCGGCGTCTACATCGGCGGCGTCAACCGCGCCTGCGCCCAGCCGGACCTGACCGACACCTGGGTGCGGACGCAGTACACCAGTGGCTGGCGCCTGCTCCCGCTCTACGTCGGCCCGCAGCCCTCCGCCGGCGCCGGGAGCTGCGCGGACGACTGCGCCGCCATCACCGACCCGGCGTCCCAGGGCAGGGCCGCCGCCGAGGACGCGGTGGTCCAGGCGGGCGCCCTCGGCCTCGGCCCCGGCTCGGTGCTCCACAACGACCTGGAGCAGTACACGCCCGGCGCGGCCCTCACCGCGCGGGTGCTCGGCTATCTGGAGGCGTGGACCCTGCGGCTGCACGAGCTGGGCTACCGCTCGGGCGCGTACGGCAGCGTCTCCTCGCTCGTCGCCGACCTGGTCGGCAACGCGGCGCGGACCACCCTGCCGGACGTGATCCACTTCGCGCACTGGAACGACGAGGCCGTCACCACCGACGCCGCCCTCCCGGCCGGTCTGTGGAGCCGGGGGCAGCGCGTCCACCAGTACGCGGGCGACCGCGCCGAGACGTACGGGGGCACGCGGATCAGCGTCGACCGGGACCAGCTGGACGTCGGCGCGGGCGCCTGA
- a CDS encoding trp operon leader peptide: MSAHSTQIQNWWWTASPAAR, translated from the coding sequence ATGTCCGCGCACTCGACCCAGATCCAGAACTGGTGGTGGACCGCTTCTCCGGCGGCCCGCTGA
- a CDS encoding anthranilate synthase family protein has product MDLARLLHDSRPFALLRRRTPGHDHDLVEVLIGPVTTCERLADLPDEGLALVPFRQIRERGFDVRDDGTPLAVLTPEESYTVPLADALARLPEHGVRVADGGFDVDDEEYARIVGRVLEEEIGTGEGANFVIRRTYRGEIPGFGRADALALFRRLLAGERGAYWTFVVHTGDGPGGRTLVGASPEAHVRMSGGTVVMNPISGTYRYPAGGPTPEHLLGFLSDGKEIEELSMVVDEELKMMCTVGDMGGVVVGPRLKEMAHLAHTEYELRGRSSLDAREVLRHTLFAATVTGSPVQNACRVIERHESGGRGYYAGALALLGRDAGGAQTLDSPILIRTADIDADGRLRVPVGATLVRGSDPAGEVAETHAKAAGVLAALGVRPGAPGGERELPRLAEDPRVRAALDGRRAALAPFWLRMQERSRALAGHALVVDGEDTFTAMLAHVLRSSGLDVTVRRYDEAGLRAAVLAHEGPLVLGPGPGDPCDPADPKMRLLRALTAEVLAGHRHGVLGVCLGHELIAAELGLDIVRKEVPYQGAQTTVDLFGRPETVGFYNSFTARCDDEARAELAAHGVEVSRGAGGEVHALRGPGFAGVQFHPESVLTLNGAAIVTGLMGQLCGTRTFSERRPAR; this is encoded by the coding sequence ATGGACCTGGCCAGGCTGCTGCACGACTCCCGCCCCTTCGCCCTGCTCCGGCGCCGCACGCCCGGACACGACCACGACCTGGTCGAGGTGCTGATCGGCCCGGTGACCACCTGCGAACGGCTCGCCGACCTGCCCGACGAGGGGCTGGCCCTGGTGCCGTTCCGGCAGATCCGCGAGCGCGGCTTCGACGTCCGCGACGACGGCACCCCGCTGGCGGTCCTCACCCCCGAGGAGTCGTACACCGTCCCGCTGGCCGACGCCCTGGCGCGGCTGCCCGAGCACGGGGTGCGGGTCGCGGACGGCGGCTTCGACGTGGACGACGAGGAGTACGCGCGGATCGTCGGGCGGGTGCTGGAGGAGGAGATCGGCACCGGCGAGGGCGCCAACTTCGTCATCCGGCGGACCTACCGGGGCGAGATCCCCGGCTTCGGGCGGGCCGACGCGCTCGCGCTGTTCCGGCGGCTGCTGGCGGGCGAGCGGGGCGCGTACTGGACGTTCGTCGTGCACACCGGGGACGGGCCGGGCGGGCGGACGCTGGTGGGCGCGAGCCCCGAGGCGCATGTGCGCATGTCCGGCGGCACGGTCGTGATGAACCCGATCAGCGGCACCTACCGCTACCCCGCCGGAGGGCCGACCCCCGAGCACCTGCTCGGCTTCCTCTCCGACGGCAAGGAGATCGAGGAGCTGTCGATGGTCGTCGACGAGGAACTGAAGATGATGTGCACGGTCGGCGACATGGGCGGGGTGGTGGTCGGGCCCCGGCTGAAGGAGATGGCGCACCTCGCGCACACCGAGTACGAGCTGCGCGGCCGGTCCTCGCTGGACGCGCGCGAGGTGCTGCGCCACACGCTGTTCGCGGCGACCGTCACCGGGTCGCCGGTGCAGAACGCCTGCCGGGTCATCGAACGCCACGAGTCCGGCGGGCGCGGCTACTACGCGGGCGCGCTCGCACTGCTCGGCCGGGACGCGGGCGGCGCCCAGACGCTGGACTCCCCCATCCTGATCCGGACCGCCGACATCGACGCGGACGGACGGCTGCGCGTGCCGGTGGGCGCCACCCTGGTACGCGGCTCGGACCCGGCGGGCGAGGTCGCGGAGACGCACGCGAAGGCGGCGGGCGTCCTGGCCGCGCTGGGCGTGCGCCCCGGCGCACCGGGCGGGGAGCGGGAGCTGCCGCGGCTGGCGGAGGATCCGCGGGTGCGGGCCGCGCTGGACGGGCGGCGGGCCGCGCTGGCGCCGTTCTGGCTGCGGATGCAGGAGCGGTCGCGGGCCCTGGCGGGGCACGCCCTGGTGGTGGACGGCGAGGACACCTTCACCGCGATGCTCGCCCATGTGCTGCGCTCCTCGGGTCTGGATGTCACCGTGCGCCGCTACGACGAGGCCGGGCTGCGCGCGGCCGTCCTCGCGCACGAGGGGCCGCTGGTGCTCGGACCCGGCCCCGGCGACCCGTGCGACCCGGCCGATCCCAAGATGCGGCTGCTGCGCGCGCTGACCGCCGAGGTGCTGGCCGGGCACCGGCACGGGGTGCTCGGCGTCTGCCTGGGGCACGAGCTGATCGCGGCCGAACTGGGCCTGGACATCGTCCGCAAGGAGGTGCCGTACCAGGGGGCGCAGACGACGGTCGACCTGTTCGGGCGCCCGGAGACCGTCGGCTTCTACAACAGCTTCACGGCACGCTGCGACGACGAGGCCCGCGCCGAGCTGGCCGCGCACGGCGTGGAGGTGAGCCGCGGCGCGGGCGGCGAGGTGCACGCGCTGCGCGGGCCGGGCTTCGCGGGCGTGCAGTTCCACCCGGAGTCGGTGCTGACGCTGAACGGCGCCGCGATCGTGACCGGGCTCATGGGTCAGCTGTGCGGGACCAGGACGTTCTCCGAGCGGCGGCCCGCCCGGTAG